One window from the genome of Pandoraea fibrosis encodes:
- a CDS encoding CvpA family protein: MGDTVHSGLLTVVDYAAIAILVGSMLLGMLRGLVRELFNLVGWVVAFFVARAFGPTVAHWLPADLPGGEMTQGALGFLLVLIAVVFGAGIVSALVGRMTDMIGLRPADRGLGMLFGIVRGVLLLMLLMVAAKLTALPQQPVWQHSLVRPWVEAGLDRLMPYLPEPVQHYLHQPEAAMPSVNPLGTPIPLPQLQPYRGAPDAGGQRGQGGNGTQGQSGGRSGGVMSGVSNLMGGGTLGGSSAGSGLAGDGLGGEQGAGAQSQGWGMRSGGSAAPSTGLHKVSE, encoded by the coding sequence TTGGGCGATACGGTGCATAGCGGTCTGTTGACGGTCGTGGATTACGCGGCGATCGCCATTCTCGTCGGCTCGATGCTGCTGGGCATGCTGCGCGGTCTCGTGCGCGAGCTGTTCAATCTGGTCGGCTGGGTGGTCGCCTTCTTCGTCGCGCGCGCGTTTGGCCCGACGGTGGCGCACTGGTTGCCCGCCGATCTGCCCGGCGGCGAGATGACACAGGGCGCACTCGGTTTCCTGCTGGTGCTGATCGCCGTGGTGTTCGGTGCCGGTATCGTCAGCGCGCTGGTGGGCCGCATGACCGACATGATCGGTTTGCGTCCGGCCGATCGCGGATTAGGGATGTTGTTCGGTATCGTTCGCGGCGTTCTGCTCTTGATGTTGTTGATGGTCGCCGCCAAGTTAACGGCACTGCCGCAACAACCGGTCTGGCAACACTCGCTGGTGCGTCCGTGGGTCGAGGCCGGGCTGGACCGGCTGATGCCTTATCTGCCCGAGCCGGTGCAGCATTACCTGCATCAGCCTGAGGCGGCAATGCCCAGCGTCAATCCGCTGGGAACGCCGATTCCCTTGCCGCAACTGCAACCCTATCGGGGGGCGCCGGATGCCGGCGGACAGCGTGGGCAAGGCGGCAACGGGACTCAAGGGCAGTCGGGCGGCCGGAGCGGCGGTGTGATGTCCGGCGTGTCGAACCTGATGGGCGGCGGCACCCTGGGAGGGAGCAGCGCCGGCAGTGGTTTGGCGGGCGATGGTCTGGGCGGTGAGCAAGGCGCCGGCGCCCAGTCGCAGGGGTGGGGCATGCGCAGCGGCGGATCGGCCGCGCCGTCGACCGGCCTGCACAAGGTTTCCGAATGA
- the purF gene encoding amidophosphoribosyltransferase: MCGIVGVVSKSPVNQFIYDSLLLLQHRGQDAAGIATTDGQSFYMHKGNGMVRDVFRTRNMRDLPGTVGIGQVRYPTAGSSSAAQAQPFYVNAPYGIVLAHNGNLTNWEQLKDEMFRVDRRHINTTSDSEVLLNVLAHELQQSARDGLSVASLFEAVGKVHGRLRGSYAIVSIISGFGLLAFRDPNGIRPLCIGRFDGPNGTEWMVASESVALEGMGFAFERDVKPGEAVFISNDGELVSQQCSESVSLHPCIFELVYLARPDSVLDGVAVYDARLRMGDYLAEKIRREIDYQDIDVVMPIPDSSRPAAMQVAKRLGLNYREGFFKNRYVGRTFIMPGQAMRKKSVRQKLNAMRVEFKDKNVLIVDDSIVRGTTSQEIVQMARDAGARKVIFASAAPPVKFPNVYGIDMPTRSELVAHDRTDEEVARIIGADELIYQDVEDMKAAVRDINPALTDFDASCFDGKYITGDVTTEYLNRLEQQRKAPKAPVVESGEGDENEPRGAQLGL, encoded by the coding sequence ATGTGTGGCATCGTCGGTGTAGTCTCCAAATCCCCTGTCAACCAGTTCATCTACGATAGCCTGCTGCTGTTGCAGCACCGTGGGCAGGACGCTGCCGGTATCGCCACGACGGACGGCCAGTCGTTCTACATGCACAAGGGCAACGGCATGGTGCGCGACGTGTTCCGCACGCGCAACATGCGCGACTTGCCGGGCACGGTCGGTATCGGTCAGGTGCGTTACCCGACGGCCGGGTCGTCGAGCGCCGCACAAGCCCAGCCGTTCTACGTGAATGCGCCTTACGGCATCGTGCTCGCGCACAACGGCAACCTGACGAACTGGGAGCAGCTCAAGGACGAGATGTTCCGCGTCGACCGTCGCCACATCAACACCACCTCGGACTCGGAAGTGCTGCTCAACGTGCTCGCACACGAATTGCAGCAGAGCGCGCGCGATGGTCTGAGTGTCGCGTCGCTGTTCGAAGCGGTGGGCAAGGTGCATGGCCGTCTGCGCGGCTCGTATGCCATCGTCTCGATCATCTCCGGCTTCGGCCTGCTCGCGTTCCGCGACCCGAACGGTATCCGTCCGCTGTGTATCGGCCGTTTCGATGGCCCGAACGGCACGGAGTGGATGGTGGCGTCGGAGTCGGTGGCCTTGGAAGGCATGGGCTTCGCGTTCGAGCGCGACGTCAAGCCGGGGGAAGCGGTCTTCATCAGCAACGATGGCGAACTGGTCTCGCAACAGTGCTCGGAGTCGGTCTCGTTGCACCCGTGCATTTTCGAACTGGTGTATCTGGCGCGTCCGGATTCGGTGCTCGACGGCGTGGCGGTCTACGACGCGCGTCTGCGCATGGGCGATTACCTCGCCGAGAAGATCCGCCGCGAGATCGACTATCAGGACATCGACGTCGTGATGCCGATTCCGGATTCGAGCCGTCCGGCCGCGATGCAGGTCGCCAAGCGACTGGGCCTGAACTATCGCGAAGGCTTCTTCAAGAACCGCTATGTCGGCCGCACCTTCATCATGCCCGGCCAGGCGATGCGCAAGAAATCGGTACGTCAGAAGCTCAACGCCATGCGCGTCGAGTTCAAGGACAAGAACGTGCTGATCGTGGACGACTCGATCGTGCGCGGCACGACCAGCCAGGAAATCGTGCAGATGGCACGCGACGCCGGTGCGCGCAAGGTGATCTTCGCGTCGGCGGCGCCGCCGGTGAAGTTCCCGAACGTGTACGGCATCGACATGCCCACGCGTAGCGAACTGGTGGCCCACGATCGTACCGACGAGGAAGTGGCGCGCATCATCGGTGCCGACGAACTGATTTATCAGGACGTCGAGGACATGAAGGCTGCCGTGCGCGACATCAACCCGGCGCTGACCGATTTCGATGCGTCGTGCTTCGACGGGAAGTACATCACGGGCGATGTGACGACCGAGTACCTCAACCGTCTGGAGCAGCAGCGCAAGGCGCCGAAGGCCCCCGTGGTGGAATCCGGCGAAGGCGACGAAAATGAGCCGCGCGGGGCTCAGCTTGGCCTCTGA
- a CDS encoding SPOR domain-containing protein, producing MRTMHQMRDDQSNDASYDLSQGPMGLFSFRKKDAEAVPPKRGSRRSGRTGTRTAGGGEYSEHEQLDPLLPEKQRARRRLVGALALVLAAVIILPMVLAPEPKPAADDIAIQIPGKDANSPPVRVKPQAAPSATPPSDASLDKGEEALDSSTLAGSNATKPAPAPAPTAVPPAAAVAPAPSAVPEPQVAQAKPEHKPDAKPDVKKPEQHAETKPAAKPDSHDTAKAQARPDNSAADPIAQFAQNNTAAKSAKPADSHDNAQKPAASGGKYLVRIGAFSTQDRAQAWLVKLKLVNVPSYMVKSTVDGRELYLLRAGPFSDRPSAEAAGKKIRDAGLTAQVAEAG from the coding sequence ATGCGTACGATGCACCAGATGCGCGATGATCAGTCCAACGACGCGAGTTACGACCTGAGCCAAGGCCCTATGGGATTGTTTTCCTTCCGCAAGAAAGACGCCGAAGCCGTTCCCCCGAAGCGCGGTAGCCGCAGGAGCGGCCGAACCGGCACCCGTACGGCGGGAGGGGGCGAGTACAGCGAGCACGAGCAACTCGACCCGCTGCTGCCCGAAAAGCAACGCGCGCGCCGCCGTCTGGTCGGCGCGTTGGCATTGGTGCTTGCCGCCGTCATCATTTTGCCGATGGTGCTCGCCCCCGAGCCGAAGCCTGCCGCCGACGACATCGCGATCCAGATTCCCGGGAAAGACGCCAATTCGCCGCCCGTGCGCGTGAAGCCACAGGCGGCGCCATCAGCGACGCCGCCGTCCGATGCCTCGCTCGACAAGGGCGAAGAGGCGCTCGACAGCAGCACGCTGGCGGGTTCGAACGCGACCAAGCCTGCACCGGCGCCTGCCCCGACGGCAGTGCCTCCGGCCGCCGCCGTGGCTCCCGCGCCGAGCGCGGTGCCGGAACCGCAGGTCGCACAAGCGAAGCCGGAACACAAGCCGGACGCGAAACCCGACGTCAAGAAGCCCGAGCAGCATGCCGAGACGAAGCCTGCCGCCAAACCGGACTCGCACGACACGGCCAAGGCGCAGGCCAGACCTGACAACAGCGCAGCCGACCCGATTGCACAGTTCGCGCAGAACAACACTGCCGCCAAGTCCGCCAAGCCTGCTGATAGCCATGACAACGCTCAGAAGCCTGCGGCGTCGGGTGGCAAGTATCTTGTGCGCATTGGTGCGTTCTCGACGCAGGACCGCGCACAGGCCTGGCTCGTCAAGCTCAAGCTCGTGAATGTGCCGAGCTACATGGTGAAGAGCACGGTCGACGGTCGTGAGCTGTATCTGTTGCGCGCCGGGCCGTTCTCCGATCGTCCCAGTGCCGAAGCGGCCGGCAAGAAGATCCGTGACGCCGGACTGACGGCGCAGGTCGCCGAGGCGGGCTGA
- a CDS encoding O-succinylhomoserine sulfhydrylase codes for MDSFDFDTLAVRAGTQRSEFGEHSEALYLTSSFVFKSAAEAAERFAHSEEGFTYSRFTNPTVSMFQDRLAALEGGEACMATSSGMSAIVSVVMSALSAGDHLVSSQSIFGSTLNVFSTIFSRFGVETTFVDPTDLDAWRAAIRPNTKMFFLETPSNPLTDIADIAAIGKIAKEAGAMFVVDNCFCTPALQRPIEYGADVVVHSATKYLDGQGRVLGGAIVGKKDFIMGKVFTFVRSAGPTLSAFNAWVLLKGMETLSLRIERQSANALAIAQWLEQQPQVARVFYPGLPSHPQYELAQRQQKAGGAIVAFELKGATPAEQRENAWRVIDNTRVCSITGNLGDTRTTITHPASTTHGRITPEARAAAGITEGLIRLAVGLESPADIQADLLRGFVS; via the coding sequence ATGGACTCCTTCGACTTCGATACCCTGGCGGTGCGCGCGGGCACGCAGCGCTCCGAGTTTGGTGAGCATTCCGAGGCGCTTTACCTGACCTCGAGCTTTGTCTTCAAGAGCGCGGCCGAGGCCGCCGAACGCTTCGCGCATTCGGAGGAGGGCTTCACCTACTCGCGCTTCACCAACCCGACCGTGTCGATGTTTCAGGATCGTCTGGCCGCCCTCGAAGGCGGTGAGGCCTGCATGGCGACCTCTTCGGGCATGAGTGCCATCGTTTCCGTCGTGATGTCAGCGCTTTCCGCAGGCGATCACCTCGTCAGCTCGCAAAGCATTTTCGGCTCCACGCTGAACGTCTTCTCCACGATCTTCAGCCGCTTCGGTGTCGAGACCACCTTCGTCGACCCGACCGATCTCGACGCCTGGCGCGCCGCGATTCGTCCGAATACGAAGATGTTCTTCCTGGAAACGCCGTCCAACCCGCTCACGGATATCGCCGACATCGCCGCCATTGGCAAGATCGCGAAGGAAGCGGGCGCGATGTTCGTCGTCGACAACTGCTTCTGTACGCCGGCATTGCAGCGTCCCATCGAGTACGGGGCGGACGTCGTCGTGCACTCCGCCACGAAGTACCTTGACGGTCAGGGGCGCGTGCTCGGCGGCGCCATCGTCGGCAAGAAGGACTTCATCATGGGCAAGGTCTTCACGTTCGTGCGCAGCGCGGGTCCGACCCTCTCGGCGTTCAACGCCTGGGTGTTGCTCAAAGGCATGGAGACGCTGTCGCTGCGTATCGAGCGTCAATCGGCCAATGCCCTCGCGATTGCGCAATGGCTGGAACAGCAACCGCAAGTGGCCCGCGTGTTCTACCCGGGTCTGCCGTCGCATCCGCAGTACGAACTCGCTCAACGCCAGCAGAAGGCGGGCGGTGCCATTGTCGCGTTTGAACTCAAGGGCGCGACGCCTGCCGAGCAACGCGAGAACGCCTGGCGCGTGATCGACAACACCCGCGTGTGTTCGATCACGGGCAATCTCGGCGACACGCGCACCACGATCACGCACCCGGCCAGCACGACGCATGGCCGCATCACGCCGGAAGCGCGTGCCGCGGCGGGTATTACGGAAGGTCTGATTCGTCTGGCAGTGGGGCTGGAGTCGCCGGCCGACATTCAGGCCGACCTGCTGCGTGGTTTCGTGAGCTGA
- the folC gene encoding bifunctional tetrahydrofolate synthase/dihydrofolate synthase translates to MPTYSTLDAWLAHLETAHPVGIDMGLTRIGRVKEALGLQFPCPVFTIGGTNGKGSTCAIIEAILLAAGYRVGCHTSPHLLTFNERARLNGEVVDDATLLPHFEAVEAARTSFDEPVSLTYFEFTTLAIMHMFATAGLDAVILEVGLGGRLDAVNIVDADCAVVTSIDIDHAQYLGNTREAIAIEKAGIFREGKPAICGDPMPPATLLAEAERIGADLWLFGRDFNYQGDKQQWSYGGRQMRRPALAYPALRGANQLLNASAALAALESMRDRLPVSAQDIRLGLASVELPGRFQVLPGRPAVVLDVAHNPHAAAALGHNLDGMGFFPYTYAVFGAMADKDIEGVLRHLVDKVDHWRLCALPTERAASPALLEEKLRAVGFVEDADHSVETFESPEKAYAAALEQCGENDRIVVFGSFFTVAGVMSHRKLQRH, encoded by the coding sequence ATGCCGACATACTCCACTCTCGACGCCTGGCTCGCCCATCTCGAAACCGCTCACCCTGTGGGCATTGATATGGGCCTCACGCGTATTGGTCGCGTGAAAGAGGCGCTCGGGCTGCAATTCCCGTGCCCCGTCTTCACGATCGGCGGCACCAACGGCAAGGGCTCGACCTGCGCGATCATCGAAGCCATTCTGCTCGCGGCGGGTTACCGCGTGGGCTGCCATACGTCGCCGCATCTGCTCACGTTCAACGAACGTGCGCGCCTGAACGGCGAGGTCGTGGACGACGCCACGCTGCTGCCGCACTTCGAAGCGGTGGAAGCCGCACGCACCAGCTTCGATGAGCCGGTCTCGCTGACGTACTTCGAATTCACCACGCTCGCGATCATGCATATGTTTGCCACAGCGGGGCTCGACGCCGTGATTCTCGAAGTCGGTCTGGGGGGACGGCTCGATGCTGTGAATATCGTCGATGCCGATTGTGCCGTCGTCACGAGCATCGACATCGATCACGCGCAATATCTGGGCAACACGCGCGAAGCGATTGCCATCGAGAAGGCCGGCATCTTCCGGGAGGGCAAGCCGGCGATCTGCGGCGATCCCATGCCGCCAGCCACGCTGCTGGCCGAGGCGGAGCGCATCGGCGCCGATCTCTGGCTGTTCGGCCGCGACTTCAACTATCAAGGCGACAAGCAGCAATGGAGCTACGGCGGGCGGCAGATGCGCCGTCCCGCGCTGGCGTATCCGGCGCTGCGTGGCGCGAACCAGTTGCTCAATGCGTCGGCGGCGCTCGCTGCGCTCGAGTCGATGCGCGACCGGTTGCCGGTCTCGGCACAGGACATTCGTCTGGGACTCGCCTCGGTCGAGTTGCCGGGACGATTCCAGGTGCTGCCGGGGCGCCCGGCCGTGGTGCTCGACGTCGCGCACAACCCGCACGCTGCCGCTGCGCTCGGCCACAATCTCGACGGCATGGGGTTCTTTCCGTACACGTATGCCGTGTTCGGTGCGATGGCCGACAAGGACATCGAGGGGGTGTTGCGGCATCTGGTCGACAAGGTCGATCACTGGCGTTTGTGCGCGTTGCCGACCGAGCGTGCCGCCAGTCCGGCGTTGCTCGAAGAGAAGTTGCGGGCCGTGGGGTTCGTCGAAGATGCCGATCATTCGGTCGAAACCTTCGAATCCCCTGAGAAAGCCTATGCCGCCGCGCTCGAGCAGTGCGGGGAGAATGATAGAATTGTGGTTTTTGGATCGTTCTTTACAGTGGCGGGTGTGATGTCGCACCGAAAATTGCAGCGCCACTGA
- the accD gene encoding acetyl-CoA carboxylase, carboxyltransferase subunit beta has protein sequence MSWLDKLLPPKIKQTDPTQRNKSIPEGLWIKCPSCEAVLYRNDVEANLHVCPKCDHHMRIGARARLDALLDPEGRYELGQEVVPVDALKFKDSRKYPDRIKEAMDDTGETDAMVVMGGAIHTLPVVVACFEFSFMAGSMGSVVGERFVRGAQNALEQGVPFICVTASGGARMQESLLSLMQMAKTTAMLTKLSDAKLPFISVLTDPTMGGVSASFAFLGDVVMAEPKALIGFAGPRVIEQTVREKLPEGFQRSEFLLQKGAIDMIVDRRKMREEIARLIALMQCQPADAVA, from the coding sequence TCGATAAGCTGCTGCCCCCGAAGATCAAGCAAACCGATCCGACGCAGCGCAACAAGAGCATCCCGGAAGGGCTGTGGATCAAGTGCCCGTCGTGTGAAGCGGTGCTGTATCGCAACGACGTGGAAGCGAATCTGCACGTTTGCCCCAAATGCGACCATCACATGCGCATTGGCGCGCGCGCGCGTCTGGACGCGCTGCTCGATCCGGAAGGTCGCTACGAACTCGGCCAGGAAGTGGTGCCGGTCGATGCGCTGAAGTTCAAGGACAGCCGCAAATATCCCGACCGCATCAAGGAAGCCATGGACGACACCGGCGAGACCGATGCCATGGTCGTCATGGGCGGCGCGATCCACACGCTGCCGGTGGTGGTCGCCTGCTTCGAATTCTCGTTCATGGCCGGCTCGATGGGGTCGGTCGTCGGCGAGCGCTTCGTGCGCGGTGCACAGAACGCGCTGGAGCAGGGCGTGCCGTTCATCTGCGTGACGGCTTCGGGCGGTGCGCGTATGCAGGAAAGCCTGCTCTCGCTCATGCAGATGGCCAAGACCACGGCCATGCTGACCAAGCTGTCCGATGCCAAGCTGCCGTTCATCTCGGTGCTGACCGATCCGACCATGGGGGGCGTGTCCGCCAGCTTCGCCTTCCTCGGCGACGTGGTGATGGCCGAGCCCAAGGCGCTGATCGGCTTCGCCGGCCCGCGCGTGATCGAGCAGACCGTGCGCGAGAAGCTGCCGGAAGGCTTCCAGCGTTCGGAGTTCCTGCTGCAGAAGGGCGCCATCGACATGATCGTCGACCGTCGCAAGATGCGTGAAGAGATTGCTCGCCTGATCGCACTGATGCAGTGCCAGCCGGCCGACGCCGTCGCCTGA